In a genomic window of Chrysemys picta bellii isolate R12L10 chromosome 1, ASM1138683v2, whole genome shotgun sequence:
- the LOC135972557 gene encoding olfactory receptor 52E4-like, giving the protein MQETPFSLRFQHLQPYSMSDFNATDFTNPSTFILLGIPDLDATHVWISVLSCIMYTIALLGNFTILFIVKTEPSLHGPMYYFLCMLAITDLFLTTSTLPKTLSIFWFNSREIEFNACLTQMYFIHCFSVMESGILVAMAFDRYVAICHPLRHSTILTNPMVATIGLAVVLHACIIVLPTPFLARRWPYCTTNIIPHTYCDGMAVVKLACASIHINSYYSLSVAILVTGLDVFFITLSYTQILRAIFSLPTKDIRLKTFRTCGFQLSVFLAFCIPALFSTLSHRFDQNVPLHFHVLMANIYLLVPPILNPIIYGVGPNIFGTGCSSSLLV; this is encoded by the coding sequence ATGCAGGAGACACCGTTCTCCCTCAGATTTCAACACCTTCAACCCTATTCCATGTCTGATTTCAATgcaaccgacttcaccaacccatccaccttcatcctgctgggcattcctgacCTGGATGCGACCCATGTCTGGATCTCTGTCCTTTCCTGTATCATGTACACCATAGCcctcttggggaacttcaccatcctcttCATTGTGAAGACAGAACCgagcctccatgggcccatgtactatttcctctgcatgctggccatcaccGATCTATTCCTGACTACATCCACGCTGCCCAAAACACtaagcatcttctggttcaactCCAGGGAGATCGAATTCaatgcctgcctcacccagatgtacttcattcactgcttctCAGTGATGGAATCTGGGATCCTTGTGGcgatggcttttgatcgctacgtggctatctgccatcccctgagacattccaccatcctgacaaaccccATGGTGGCCACGATTGGATTGGCTGTGGTGCTGCATGCCTGCATAATCGTACTGCCAACTCCTTTCCTGGCGAGGCGGTGGCCATATTGCACAACTAACATCATCCCCCACACATACTGTGATGGCAtggctgtggtgaagctggcctgcgccAGCATCCACATCAATAGTTACTACAGCCTCTCTGTGGCAATCTTGGTGACTGGTTTGGATGTATTTTTTATCACTCTATCCTATActcagatcctcagggccatcttcagcctccccacaaaggacatCAGGCTCAAGACTTTTAGGACTTGCGGCTTCCAGCTAAGTGTCTTCTTAGCCTTTTGCATCCCAGCTCTCTTCTCCACCCTCTCACATCGGTTTGACCAGAATGTGCCCCTGCATTTCCATGTTCTCATGGCCAACATTTacctcctggtgccccccattttaaaccccatcatctacggggTTGGACCAAACATATTCGGgacaggctgctccagctctttactTGTATAG
- the LOC101949557 gene encoding olfactory receptor 52E4-like: MSDFNTTDFTNPSTFILLGVPGLEVAHVWIAIPFCTMYAIAVLGNFTILFIVKTEPSLHGPMYYFLCMLAGSDLVISTSIVPKTLNIFWFNSREIDFSACLTQMYFVQCFSVMASGILVAMAFDRYIAICDPLRHSTTLTNHRVAKIGLALLLRSSMLVMPNPILARQWPYCRTNIIPHTYCDGMAVVKLACADIRVSSYYGLFLAFLVTGVDVFFISVSYIQILRVIFRLPAKDARLKAFRTCGSHLFIFLTFCIPSLFSIFMHRFGQNVPLHFHVLITNMYLLVPPMLNPIIYGVWTEQIRNRLFWLFTYKGT; encoded by the coding sequence ATGTCAGATTTcaacacaaccgacttcaccaacccctccaccttcatcctgctgggcgttcctggcctggaggtggcCCATGTCTGGATtgccatccccttctgcaccatgtacgCCATAGccgtcttggggaacttcaccatcctattCATTGTGAAGACGGAGCCAagcctccatgggcccatgtactattttCTCTGCATGCTGGCCGGCAGTGACCTGGTCATATCTACATCCATTGTGCCCAAAACATTGaacatcttctggttcaattccagggagatcgatttcagtgcctgcctcacccagatgtactttgtTCAGTGCTTCTCAGTTATGGCATCTGGGATccttgtggccatggcttttgatcgctacatCGCCATTTGTGATCCCTTGAGACATTCCACCACCCTGACAAACCACAGGGTGGCCAAGATCGGCCTGGCGCTGTTGTTGCGCAGCAGCATGCTCGTAATGCCCAATCCCATCCTGGCGAGacagtggccatattgcagaaccaacatcatcccccacacATACTGTGATGGCAtggctgtggtgaagctggcctgtgctgacatCCGCGTCAGTAGTTACTACGGCCTCTTTCTGGCGTTCCTGGTTACTGGTgtggatgtgttttttatttcTGTGTCCTATATCCAGATCCTCAGGGTCATCTTCCGCCTCCCCGcaaaggacgcccggctcaagGCTTTTAGGACCTGTGGCTCCCACCTCTTTATCTTCTTAACCTTTTGCATCCCATCTTTGTTCTCCATCTTCATGCACCGGTTTGGCCAGAATGTCCCCCTACATTTCCACGTTCTCATTACTAACATGTATCTCTTGGTGCCCCCCATGctgaaccccatcatctacggggTGTGGACCGAACAAATCAGAAACAGGCTGTTCTGGCTCTTCACTTATAAAGGGACCTAA